In candidate division WOR-3 bacterium, the genomic stretch GCGGCTTTCATTTTTGGTTATATTGAGATTGCGAGCTACTGCATCCAGAATACCGTTGACAAACTTGTTTGATTCATCAGCACCAAATTTTTTTGCCAGTTCGATCGCTTCGTTTATGGAAACTTCAACCGGTATATCAGCAAAGTATAGAAATTCGCAAATCCCCATCCGCAGGATCAGTTTATCAATCGTTCCAATCCGGTCAAATTCCCAGTTTTGCAAGACCTTTTTTATGTGGCTATCGATCTGGTCTTTATTCTCAAGCGTCAACATTGTTAATGCCGTGGCAAATTTCTTTACTCCTGCCTGATATTTTTTTTTATTGAGAACCTCATCGATAACTTGCTTTCCGTCCCGGCCGCTTTCATAGGCATAGAGGATTTTCAGGGCAAGTTCCCGGGCAAGACGGCGACTCATTTGATTTCGGCATAAAGATTGACCATTTCCAGACCGGTTAATGCCGCATCCCAGCCTTTATTACCCATTTTTGTTCCAGCACGCTCAATCGCTTGGTCTGTGGTATCTGCAGTGATTATTCCGTAGATAACCGGTGGTCCCGGTTCAAGATTTAATTGTGCGATCCCCTTGGTCACTTCACTGGCAATGTAATCGAAGTGGGGGGTATCGCCCCGGATAACCGCCCCCAGACAAATGATACAATCAAATTTTTTGCTTTTTAGTTGTCTCACCAATCCGGGAATTTCAAAACTTCCCGGAACCCAATAAATATGAATATCCTCCTCATTTACATTGTGCCGCAACAGGCAATCGATTGCCCCTTCCAATAGTTTCTTCGAGATAAACTCATTGAAGCGCGACACGACGAGAGCAAATTTCTTATCGGTGCCTATTAATTTCCCCTTAGTTTCTTTCATAAATTGCCTCCTTTAGTCAGGGATACTATTAACCAATGTCTCGGGTATCAGATGACCCAATTTTTTCCGCTTGGTCCTTAAATAATTGATGTTACACCGATTAGGGGCAAGAATGGGAATTTGTTCCACAACCTTTAATCCATAACCTTCCAGCCCCACAATTTTTTTGGGATTGTTGGTGAGGAGTTTGACTGTGGAAAGTCCTAAATCCACCAGAATCTGGGCACCGATACCATAATCTCTCAAGTCAGGTGGGAATCCTAATTTAAGATTTGCTTCCACTGTATCAAACCCTTTATCCTGTAAGGAATAAGCTTTCAATTTATTCACCAGCCCAATGCCCCGCCCTTCCTGGCGCATATAAAGGAAAACCCCCAGGCGGTTTTGGGCGATCATTCGGAGTGCCTTTTCCATCTGGTCACCGCAATCACATCTCAAGGAATGGAAGACATCACCCGTGAGGCACTGGGAATGGACTCTTACCAGGACATTCTTTTTCCCAACAACATCTCCCATCACTAAAGCGATATGATGTTCTTTGGTTAATTTGTCTTCATAAAGAATTAAACGGAATTCTCCATAGCGGGTCGGTAATTTTGTTTCCAGAATTCTTTCAACAAGTTTTTCTCTTCTCCGGCGGTATTCAATGAGGTCTTTAATAGTGATAATCTTGAGATTAAATTTTTGGGCGATTTTCTTTAATTTGGGTAATTTCGCCATTCGGCCATCACTATCCATTATCTCACATAAAACCCCTGATGGGTAGAGCCCGGCGAGGCGTGCCAGATCCACACTTGCTTCAGTATGACCAGCCCTTCGCAATACCCCACCCTCCATAGCCCTTAAGGGAAAGATATGACCGGGACGGGCAAAATCCTCAGGTTTGGCTTTTTTGTTGACCAATGCCTTTATCGTTTTGGCACGGTCAAAAGCCGATATTCCGGTCGTGGTTCCAATTTTATAATCCACGCTCACTGCAAAAGGGGTTTGAAATTTGGCAGTATTATCTTCAACCATTATGGGAATATTCAATTCCTCAAGCCGGTGTGCGGGCAATGCAACACAGATCAAGCCCCGACCGTGCTGCGCCATGAAATTCACAATTTGTGGGGTGATTTTCTCTGCCGCCGCAATAAAATCACCTTCATTTTCACGATTCTCATCATCTACAACAATAACTACCTTACCTTTTTTGATATCTTTAATCGCCTCGTCAATAGTGTTGAACATATTATATTTTATAAAAAATTCCCAAAAAGTCAACTACAATTTTGCTACCGGAGCAGCACAGCTTTTAACACCCGGGGATGTTTACTGGCGTTTACTACCACAAAAAAGATACCTGCAGGCACCCGCCTTCCTATACCATCTCGACCGTCCCAGATTATTTTTTGGTTAGTT encodes the following:
- the ribH gene encoding 6,7-dimethyl-8-ribityllumazine synthase, producing MKETKGKLIGTDKKFALVVSRFNEFISKKLLEGAIDCLLRHNVNEEDIHIYWVPGSFEIPGLVRQLKSKKFDCIICLGAVIRGDTPHFDYIASEVTKGIAQLNLEPGPPVIYGIITADTTDQAIERAGTKMGNKGWDAALTGLEMVNLYAEIK
- a CDS encoding bifunctional 3,4-dihydroxy-2-butanone-4-phosphate synthase/GTP cyclohydrolase II; this encodes MFNTIDEAIKDIKKGKVVIVVDDENRENEGDFIAAAEKITPQIVNFMAQHGRGLICVALPAHRLEELNIPIMVEDNTAKFQTPFAVSVDYKIGTTTGISAFDRAKTIKALVNKKAKPEDFARPGHIFPLRAMEGGVLRRAGHTEASVDLARLAGLYPSGVLCEIMDSDGRMAKLPKLKKIAQKFNLKIITIKDLIEYRRRREKLVERILETKLPTRYGEFRLILYEDKLTKEHHIALVMGDVVGKKNVLVRVHSQCLTGDVFHSLRCDCGDQMEKALRMIAQNRLGVFLYMRQEGRGIGLVNKLKAYSLQDKGFDTVEANLKLGFPPDLRDYGIGAQILVDLGLSTVKLLTNNPKKIVGLEGYGLKVVEQIPILAPNRCNINYLRTKRKKLGHLIPETLVNSIPD
- the nusB gene encoding transcription antitermination factor NusB, with translation MSRRLARELALKILYAYESGRDGKQVIDEVLNKKKYQAGVKKFATALTMLTLENKDQIDSHIKKVLQNWEFDRIGTIDKLILRMGICEFLYFADIPVEVSINEAIELAKKFGADESNKFVNGILDAVARNLNITKNESRNNK